In Chitinophagales bacterium, one DNA window encodes the following:
- the chrA gene encoding chromate efflux transporter — protein sequence MEQPTFRAALKFWINLGFISFGGPAGQIAIMHEFLVDKKKWISDSKFLHALNYCMILPGPEAQQLATYTGWMLHGTIGGLAAGILFVLPSMFILLGLSAVYVSFGNLPWVFAIFSGLKPAVIAIVILALIKIGKKSLLSTFHYFVAFAAFVCIFFFNVPFPLIIVGAIVTATISRRFFPIFFESNNKKTIQNEESEKEYYINKHTISPNTGFNPLRLLKQLSMGILLWLTPLVAFYFLTSDFAFWKKLSLFFTQAAFVTFGGAYAVLPYVAQVSVGQFKWLTNLQMIDGLALGETTPGPLIMVLVFVGFMAGYNHFGSSLLMGTLGLLTTTFYTFLPCFLFILAGAPIIERTQENKQIKQILALVTAAVVGVILNLTIYLARAVIFPTNISLAGLDLITLGWTIISFIAMYRFKIGMITWIGVSAVFGLVYYLAAH from the coding sequence ATGGAGCAGCCGACTTTCAGAGCAGCATTAAAATTCTGGATAAACCTTGGGTTTATCAGTTTTGGCGGACCTGCCGGACAAATTGCTATCATGCACGAGTTTTTAGTAGACAAAAAAAAATGGATCAGCGACAGTAAATTTCTGCACGCATTGAATTACTGTATGATTTTGCCTGGACCGGAAGCACAACAGCTGGCAACATATACAGGCTGGATGCTTCACGGTACTATAGGCGGACTTGCAGCAGGCATATTGTTCGTGCTTCCTTCCATGTTCATTCTTCTCGGACTAAGTGCTGTCTACGTTTCGTTTGGAAACCTTCCCTGGGTATTTGCAATATTCAGCGGACTAAAGCCTGCCGTAATTGCCATTGTTATTCTTGCACTAATTAAGATCGGTAAAAAATCTCTGCTAAGCACGTTCCACTATTTCGTTGCGTTTGCGGCATTTGTTTGCATTTTCTTTTTCAATGTTCCGTTTCCGTTAATTATTGTCGGTGCAATTGTTACCGCCACCATTTCCCGGCGGTTTTTTCCCATATTCTTTGAATCTAATAACAAAAAGACAATTCAAAATGAAGAAAGCGAAAAGGAATATTATATAAACAAGCATACCATATCACCAAACACCGGCTTTAACCCCTTGCGATTGCTGAAACAGTTAAGCATGGGTATTTTGCTTTGGTTAACTCCTTTAGTTGCATTTTACTTTCTCACCAGTGACTTTGCATTTTGGAAAAAACTTTCCCTGTTTTTTACGCAAGCTGCATTTGTAACATTTGGCGGCGCTTATGCGGTATTGCCTTACGTAGCACAGGTAAGTGTCGGGCAATTCAAATGGTTAACCAATTTACAAATGATTGACGGACTTGCACTTGGCGAAACAACACCGGGACCTTTAATTATGGTGCTTGTTTTTGTTGGATTCATGGCAGGTTATAATCATTTTGGCAGTTCACTGTTAATGGGAACACTTGGACTCCTAACGACAACGTTCTATACCTTTCTTCCTTGCTTTCTTTTCATATTGGCCGGCGCACCAATCATTGAACGGACACAAGAGAACAAACAAATAAAGCAAATACTTGCACTTGTAACTGCGGCGGTGGTTGGTGTTATTCTCAACCTGACAATATATTTAGCCAGAGCAGTAATATTTCCGACAAATATTTCCCTTGCAGGGCTGGACCTTATCACACTTGGCTGGACAATTATTTCATTCATTGCAATGTATCGCTTCAAGATTGGAATGATAACCTGGATCGGCGTTAGTGCAGTTTTCGGACTTGTATATTATCTGGCTGCGCATTAA
- a CDS encoding DUF962 domain-containing protein, translating to MAARQFQTIREFYPYYLSEHRRPFTRLMHFSGTALLLACFVYAVFTQQWNLLFLVPVLGYGFAWVAHAFIEKNKPATFTYPLFSLQSDFIMFWHMLTGKIGEKMAEAERIYPGDRA from the coding sequence ATGGCAGCCCGTCAATTTCAGACCATCAGGGAATTTTACCCCTACTATCTTTCGGAACACCGGCGTCCTTTCACCCGGCTGATGCATTTCAGCGGCACCGCGCTGTTGCTTGCGTGTTTTGTTTATGCTGTTTTCACACAACAGTGGAATTTACTTTTTCTTGTTCCTGTGTTGGGATATGGATTTGCATGGGTTGCGCATGCCTTTATAGAAAAAAACAAACCGGCAACTTTTACCTATCCGCTATTCAGCCTTCAATCAGACTTTATTATGTTCTGGCATATGCTCACCGGAAAAATTGGTGAAAAGATGGCTGAAGCGGAAAGAATATATCCGGGAGACCGGGCTTAG
- a CDS encoding class II glutamine amidotransferase, with product MCRMIAKVSPGPSSILDEMLLCPVSLKYLSKNGRQLLDASKRGEHNDGCGMAFLHDGRIEIHKRDQASSWDESYQALIREARSSFFIAHNRRASQGLNASIDGAHPFYHEQDDTPFAFSHNGTVFSYHEEAKAAGTSDSKIFLQHIIDEKARYPQKSTESIVTAIAREKSYDSLCAFLLSPQKLQAWRIYQDSDPETVNLYEPYYTLYLSLRNGNAIISSEPLDDGNWQLLPNKSFLTLQTTDGKLQIDYTQLAV from the coding sequence ATGTGCAGGATGATTGCGAAGGTAAGTCCCGGACCAAGTTCAATTCTTGATGAAATGCTCTTATGCCCGGTATCATTAAAATACCTGTCGAAGAACGGGCGTCAACTGCTTGATGCATCGAAGAGAGGTGAGCACAATGACGGATGTGGCATGGCATTTTTGCATGATGGACGGATTGAGATCCATAAGCGTGATCAGGCTTCTTCCTGGGACGAAAGTTATCAGGCGCTGATCAGGGAGGCTAGGTCGAGCTTTTTTATTGCTCACAACAGGCGGGCATCACAGGGCCTCAATGCCTCCATCGACGGTGCACATCCATTTTACCATGAGCAGGATGATACCCCGTTTGCATTCAGCCATAACGGTACCGTATTTTCTTATCATGAAGAAGCGAAAGCTGCCGGCACTTCCGATTCGAAAATTTTCCTGCAGCATATCATTGATGAAAAAGCCCGGTATCCACAGAAGAGTACTGAATCTATCGTGACAGCAATCGCCAGGGAAAAGTCGTATGACTCACTTTGTGCCTTTTTATTATCTCCGCAAAAGCTGCAGGCCTGGCGTATCTACCAAGATTCCGACCCGGAAACAGTAAATCTGTATGAACCTTATTACACACTCTACCTTAGCCTGCGCAACGGCAATGCGATTATATCATCTGAACCTCTGGATGATGGCAACTGGCAATTGCTGCCCAATAAAAGTTTTTTGACTTTACAGACAACGGATGGAAAGCTGCAGATTGATTATACGCAGCTCGCTGTTTAG
- a CDS encoding DUF4281 domain-containing protein, with translation MNNDQLFSAVSMMALCSWLMLLILPDWKYTEKVVFGGVITILAALYAYLIAAHIGETPEGGFSSLTEVANLFQNQSLLLAGWIHYLAFDLLTGLFIVHNARLHKINRWVLVPCLLLTFMFGPAGLLLYIIIRLFRTRQYFTTNY, from the coding sequence ATGAACAACGATCAGCTTTTCAGCGCTGTAAGCATGATGGCACTCTGCAGCTGGCTCATGCTGTTGATCCTGCCAGACTGGAAGTATACAGAGAAGGTTGTTTTTGGCGGAGTCATCACCATATTAGCAGCGCTGTATGCTTACCTGATTGCAGCGCACATCGGTGAAACACCTGAGGGCGGTTTCAGCTCGTTAACAGAAGTAGCAAACCTGTTTCAAAACCAATCATTGCTGCTTGCAGGCTGGATTCATTACCTCGCATTCGACCTGCTGACCGGTTTATTCATAGTGCACAATGCGCGGTTACATAAAATCAACCGATGGGTGCTTGTCCCCTGTCTTTTGCTGACTTTTATGTTCGGTCCTGCCGGACTTCTGCTTTACATCATCATCCGTTTGTTCAGGACAAGGCAATACTTTACAACAAACTATTAA
- a CDS encoding saccharopine dehydrogenase NADP-binding domain-containing protein: protein MTEQTFLLYGANGYTGELIARYSQQYQLQPILAGRNEAAIAALAAKLHLPYRIFELENTSALLQSLREVKAVVNAAGPFTRTAKKMVDACLQTGTHYLDINGDITVFELLKMADDDAKKAGIMVLPGVGFDVVPTDCLSLFLKNSLPDALSIQLAFATAGGGISHGTAISMLSKLGKGGAVRKNGMIVNVPLGHKQMHVDFGERKFLTMCIPWGDISTAYFTTGISDIETYTGTKPYISNLLKFQSMYNWLLRTSVIRQLIERKINRRPAGPSDIQRSKATAYIWGQVKNAAGKTITATMRCPEGYTLTAMAALLITQKVLQGNFKTGYQTPASAYGADLVLEVPGVKRAAG from the coding sequence ATGACAGAGCAGACATTCTTACTGTATGGCGCGAATGGTTATACCGGGGAATTAATAGCCCGCTACAGCCAACAATATCAGTTACAACCCATCCTGGCAGGCAGGAATGAAGCTGCCATCGCCGCGTTGGCTGCAAAACTCCACCTTCCTTACCGGATATTTGAATTGGAGAACACCTCAGCATTGCTGCAGTCCCTTCGCGAAGTGAAAGCAGTGGTGAATGCCGCAGGCCCTTTCACCCGTACGGCAAAAAAAATGGTTGATGCCTGCCTGCAGACCGGCACACACTATCTTGATATCAATGGCGATATCACTGTTTTTGAATTGTTGAAGATGGCAGATGACGATGCTAAAAAAGCGGGTATCATGGTGTTACCCGGTGTTGGCTTTGATGTGGTTCCGACAGACTGCCTATCGTTATTCCTGAAAAATTCGCTGCCCGATGCATTAAGTATTCAACTCGCTTTTGCCACAGCCGGTGGTGGTATCTCACATGGTACAGCTATCAGCATGCTCTCGAAGCTGGGAAAGGGAGGTGCGGTACGAAAGAACGGAATGATCGTCAATGTGCCGTTGGGTCATAAGCAAATGCATGTTGATTTTGGAGAAAGGAAATTTCTTACCATGTGTATTCCCTGGGGTGATATCTCCACAGCATATTTTACTACCGGCATTTCCGACATTGAAACATACACAGGAACGAAGCCATATATCAGCAACCTGTTGAAATTTCAATCGATGTACAATTGGTTACTTCGCACTTCCGTTATCAGGCAATTGATCGAGAGAAAAATTAACCGGCGGCCTGCCGGACCATCAGATATTCAGCGCAGTAAAGCTACTGCTTACATCTGGGGACAGGTAAAGAATGCTGCGGGTAAAACCATTACAGCAACTATGCGCTGCCCTGAAGGATATACACTCACTGCTATGGCGGCTTTGCTCATCACTCAAAAAGTGTTACAGGGAAATTTTAAAACAGGTTATCAGACACCGGCTTCCGCCTATGGTGCTGATCTTGTGCTGGAGGTGCCGGGCGTAAAACGTGCAGCCGGATAG
- a CDS encoding group III truncated hemoglobin: MTMHDIESETDVKTLVDAFYRKVLADPVIGFIFTKAVSINWEQHMPVMYAFWSNTLLGSGGYSGNPMVKHLELDKKVKLDREHFNRWLLLWEETVKELFNGKIADEAIVRARNIASLMLFKINQQHAS, from the coding sequence ATCACCATGCATGATATTGAATCTGAGACCGATGTAAAAACACTGGTAGATGCTTTTTACCGGAAAGTATTAGCAGATCCTGTGATAGGTTTTATTTTTACTAAAGCTGTCAGCATAAATTGGGAACAACATATGCCCGTCATGTACGCTTTCTGGAGCAACACTTTGTTAGGCAGTGGTGGTTATAGCGGCAATCCTATGGTGAAGCACCTGGAACTTGACAAAAAAGTGAAGCTGGACCGGGAGCATTTTAACCGGTGGCTCCTGCTATGGGAAGAAACTGTTAAGGAGTTGTTCAACGGAAAAATTGCGGATGAAGCCATCGTGAGAGCGCGAAATATTGCATCGTTGATGTTGTTCAAAATCAATCAGCAGCATGCTTCGTAA
- a CDS encoding long-chain fatty acid--CoA ligase, with product MIDFTRIFDVITYQQKNFAREDCLAGKVNGEWVRYNTHTVVDYMNTVSMALAGSGIKKGDAISIVGNNRPEWNFIDLGIMQIGGVTVPIYPTISDEDYVYIMNNAEVRLLFVSSQELYEKMVKIKSRIPSLQEIFTFDLVEGAVHWKEFLKRAVHCDIREVEAIRKTIDQHDIACMIYTSGTTGFPKGVMLSHYNVVENMKSVFDVLPINETHTALSFLPLNHVFEKLVIYCYFMKGVSVYYAESMETIGENLREVKPHFFTCVPRLLEKVYERIVNKGLELKGAKKALFFWALRLGERWDGQRQQGLLLNLQLKLARKLIFSKWKEALGGNIFALCSGSAPLNVKIGRVFSAAGIVVMEGYGLTETSPVVSVNRYDREGNMLGTVGPVVPGVTVKIAEDGEILCKGPNIMVGYYKLPDKTTEAIDKDGWFHTGDIGEFVNGKFLKITDRKKELYKTSGGKYVAPQPLENKFKESFFIEQMMVIGDGRKFVSALIVPSFANLKSWCEKNGLAWSSNESIIANQKVQEKYQQVIDEKNKEFGHTDQIKKFRLLAEEWTVPGGQLTPTMKLKRKVIIEQYKDLIEEMYID from the coding sequence ATGATCGACTTCACCCGTATTTTCGATGTTATTACCTATCAGCAGAAAAACTTTGCCCGTGAAGACTGTCTTGCCGGAAAAGTGAACGGCGAATGGGTGCGTTACAATACCCACACTGTGGTGGACTATATGAACACCGTCAGTATGGCGCTTGCCGGCTCGGGAATAAAAAAAGGAGATGCGATTTCCATCGTCGGGAATAACCGGCCTGAATGGAATTTTATCGACCTGGGTATCATGCAGATCGGCGGTGTTACCGTTCCGATTTATCCGACCATCAGCGATGAAGATTATGTCTACATAATGAACAACGCAGAAGTCAGGCTACTGTTTGTTTCCTCGCAGGAGCTTTATGAAAAGATGGTTAAGATCAAAAGCAGGATTCCTTCGCTACAGGAAATTTTCACATTTGACCTGGTGGAAGGCGCGGTGCACTGGAAAGAATTCCTGAAACGTGCTGTACACTGCGATATACGTGAAGTGGAAGCTATCCGTAAAACGATCGATCAGCATGATATCGCCTGCATGATTTACACCTCCGGCACCACGGGATTTCCGAAAGGAGTGATGCTTTCCCATTATAATGTGGTGGAGAACATGAAATCGGTTTTTGATGTGCTTCCAATCAATGAAACGCACACGGCACTCAGCTTCCTGCCGTTGAACCATGTATTTGAAAAGCTGGTGATTTATTGCTATTTCATGAAAGGCGTGTCAGTGTATTATGCAGAGAGCATGGAGACGATCGGTGAGAATCTGCGTGAGGTTAAACCGCATTTCTTCACCTGTGTTCCGCGCCTCCTCGAAAAAGTATATGAAAGAATTGTCAACAAGGGACTGGAGCTGAAAGGCGCCAAAAAAGCATTGTTCTTCTGGGCATTGCGGTTGGGAGAACGGTGGGACGGGCAGCGGCAACAGGGACTTTTGCTTAACCTTCAGCTGAAGCTGGCGAGGAAACTTATCTTCAGCAAATGGAAAGAAGCACTGGGAGGGAATATTTTTGCGCTGTGTTCGGGTTCCGCACCACTCAATGTGAAGATAGGAAGAGTGTTTTCTGCAGCTGGCATTGTGGTGATGGAAGGATATGGATTAACGGAAACGTCACCGGTTGTTTCCGTAAACCGATATGACCGTGAAGGCAATATGCTTGGCACCGTCGGTCCTGTGGTTCCCGGCGTAACGGTTAAGATTGCAGAAGATGGTGAAATACTGTGTAAGGGCCCGAATATCATGGTAGGATATTATAAGCTGCCTGATAAAACCACAGAAGCCATTGACAAAGACGGATGGTTCCACACTGGCGATATCGGCGAATTTGTGAATGGAAAATTTTTAAAAATCACCGACCGCAAAAAAGAGCTCTATAAAACTTCCGGCGGCAAATATGTGGCGCCGCAACCCCTCGAGAATAAATTCAAAGAGTCATTTTTCATTGAGCAGATGATGGTGATCGGCGACGGACGAAAATTTGTGTCAGCGCTAATAGTGCCGTCTTTTGCCAATCTGAAATCATGGTGTGAAAAAAACGGGCTGGCGTGGAGTTCCAATGAATCTATAATTGCCAATCAGAAAGTGCAGGAGAAATATCAGCAGGTAATTGATGAAAAGAACAAGGAATTCGGACATACTGATCAGATAAAAAAATTCCGCCTGTTAGCGGAAGAGTGGACGGTTCCCGGCGGGCAGCTTACACCAACCATGAAACTGAAGCGAAAAGTAATCATTGAGCAATACAAGGACCTTATTGAAGAGATGTATATTGATTGA
- the feoB gene encoding ferrous iron transport protein B, translating to MKKNLKIGLVGNPNCGKSSLFNALTGLRQKVGNFAGVTVDKKTGYLPLSKDLSANLIDLPGTYSLYPRRIDEFITFDVLLNPDNDSHPDLLVIVADASNLKRNLLFCSQIIDLKIPTIIALNMMDVARKNGLAIDTQQLAVELGVKVIPINAREGKGINDLKRAIQTTIPVPDKNFVEVKPLCPEVIDGVKEITGVKSDYTAFQIACHYINIFCFNVEQKGRIKRLLEQHHFTMAKLQGEEILKRYDKINPILTRCTSQDRSRQQALDTTAGIDAVLLHPVYGYLIFLLIFYFVFQAIFSWATYPMEAISNAFSYLQATLNQSLPQNIVTDLLVEGVLAGIGGIVVFIPQIMLLFGFISILEDTGYMTRVSFLMDRLMRKVGMSGKSTLPLVSGMACAVPAILSTRGIENWKDRIITIMVTPLMSCSARLPVYALLISFIVPDEKLFGFMNLKGLAMLGLYLLGWLMALLAALVMKLIIRAKEKSYYLMELPIYRWPRWGNVGITMLEKAKVFVMDAGKVIITISIILWLLASFGPGNSLQAIEEKFAQLHPTEMVTQTELNNRLQAEKLGASYAGQIGHFIEPVIRPLGFDWKIGIALITSFAAREVFVGTMSTIYSIGSADDADFEAIRDKMRNEVDPLTGMHVYSSATAFSLMIFFAFAMQCMSTVAVVRRETKSWKWPLLQIAYMTGLAYLSSLLVYQLMR from the coding sequence ATGAAGAAGAATCTGAAAATCGGACTGGTCGGCAACCCCAACTGCGGAAAATCTTCGCTGTTTAATGCATTGACGGGTCTGCGGCAGAAGGTCGGCAACTTTGCAGGCGTTACCGTGGATAAAAAAACAGGTTACCTGCCATTGTCGAAAGATCTTTCCGCCAACCTGATTGACCTTCCGGGCACTTACAGCCTCTATCCGCGCCGCATTGATGAGTTCATCACCTTCGACGTTTTGCTGAACCCTGATAATGATTCGCATCCCGACCTATTGGTGATTGTAGCAGATGCCTCCAACCTGAAACGCAATCTGCTGTTTTGTTCACAGATCATAGACCTGAAGATTCCCACCATCATTGCCCTCAACATGATGGATGTGGCGCGTAAAAACGGCCTTGCCATTGATACGCAACAGCTGGCGGTAGAGCTTGGCGTAAAAGTGATACCCATCAATGCGCGCGAAGGAAAAGGCATCAACGATCTTAAACGGGCGATACAAACCACCATACCGGTTCCTGATAAGAATTTTGTGGAAGTGAAGCCGCTTTGCCCGGAGGTGATTGATGGAGTGAAAGAAATCACCGGCGTGAAGAGCGATTATACCGCCTTCCAGATTGCCTGTCACTATATCAATATTTTCTGTTTTAACGTGGAACAGAAAGGCCGCATCAAACGCCTGCTGGAGCAACACCATTTTACCATGGCCAAACTGCAAGGCGAAGAAATCCTGAAACGGTACGATAAAATCAATCCAATACTCACCCGGTGCACTTCGCAGGACAGAAGCAGGCAGCAGGCGCTTGATACAACGGCAGGCATTGATGCCGTGTTACTGCATCCTGTTTACGGGTACCTGATTTTTTTGCTGATATTCTATTTCGTGTTCCAGGCCATTTTTTCATGGGCTACTTATCCCATGGAAGCGATCAGCAATGCATTCAGTTACCTGCAGGCTACACTGAACCAATCATTACCGCAGAACATTGTAACGGATCTGTTAGTGGAAGGCGTGCTGGCCGGTATTGGCGGCATTGTGGTCTTTATACCACAGATCATGCTACTCTTCGGATTTATCTCAATACTGGAGGATACAGGATATATGACGCGCGTGAGTTTCCTGATGGACAGGCTGATGCGGAAAGTGGGTATGAGCGGTAAGTCAACCTTGCCATTGGTGAGCGGGATGGCTTGTGCTGTGCCGGCCATCCTCTCCACACGCGGCATTGAAAACTGGAAAGACAGGATCATCACCATCATGGTAACACCGTTGATGAGCTGTTCGGCCCGATTGCCCGTATATGCACTGCTGATCAGCTTTATTGTGCCGGATGAAAAGCTATTCGGTTTCATGAACCTGAAAGGCCTTGCCATGCTTGGTTTATACCTGCTCGGCTGGCTTATGGCATTGCTGGCAGCGCTGGTGATGAAGCTTATTATCAGGGCAAAAGAAAAAAGCTATTACCTGATGGAGTTACCTATCTACCGCTGGCCACGTTGGGGAAATGTAGGCATCACCATGTTGGAAAAGGCGAAGGTATTCGTGATGGATGCCGGAAAAGTCATCATCACCATTTCCATTATCCTGTGGCTGCTCGCATCCTTTGGCCCCGGAAATTCTTTACAGGCCATAGAGGAAAAATTCGCACAGCTGCACCCTACAGAGATGGTAACACAAACCGAACTGAATAACCGGCTGCAGGCAGAAAAACTCGGCGCATCCTATGCAGGCCAGATAGGCCATTTTATTGAGCCGGTGATAAGGCCACTTGGTTTCGACTGGAAAATCGGTATTGCCCTGATCACCTCATTTGCCGCGAGAGAAGTTTTTGTTGGAACGATGTCAACCATCTATAGCATTGGTTCGGCGGATGATGCCGACTTTGAAGCTATCCGCGACAAGATGCGCAATGAAGTTGATCCTTTAACGGGCATGCATGTCTATAGCAGTGCCACCGCTTTCTCGCTGATGATATTCTTCGCATTTGCCATGCAGTGTATGAGTACTGTTGCAGTGGTAAGACGGGAGACAAAATCATGGAAATGGCCATTGCTGCAGATTGCCTACATGACGGGGCTTGCCTACCTGTCGAGTCTGCTGGTTTATCAATTGATGCGTTAG
- a CDS encoding FAD-binding protein, protein MAFRKITPGDVLYFQSVCGAAQVITDENILSHYGHDETEDLKFPPEIVVRPSSAEEISLVLRYCHEQLIPVTPRAAGTGLSGGALPVYGGVLLSVERLNRILFIDERNHQVTVEPGVITQVLQEAVKEKGLFYPPDPASRGSCFIGGNIAENSGGPKAVKYGVVKDYVLNLEMVLPSGEVIMTGANVLKNATGYNLTQLIVGSEGTLGIVTKIVLRLIPHPQHDLLMLVPYRKAVEACESVNAIFMAGITPSAMEFMERDAIDWTIRFTHIPSFHIANDVAAHLLLEVDGNDPDQLFREMEKITAIVSRYDVGEILFAESAQQKADLWKMRRSVAEAVKSNAVYKEEDTVVPRAELPALLLGVKAIGLKYGFKSVCYGHAGDGNLHVNIIKDDMDESAWTVKLPQGIREIFQLCVKLGGTLSGEHGIGWVQKPYMDIAFNATQTGLMRQIKAVFDPHGIMNPGKIFAD, encoded by the coding sequence ATGGCTTTCAGGAAGATTACACCAGGAGATGTGCTTTATTTTCAATCCGTGTGCGGTGCTGCGCAGGTGATAACTGATGAAAATATACTGTCTCACTACGGACATGATGAAACGGAAGATTTAAAATTCCCGCCTGAAATTGTTGTGAGGCCATCCTCAGCCGAAGAAATCAGTCTTGTATTACGCTATTGCCATGAACAGCTTATACCTGTTACACCACGTGCCGCAGGAACCGGTTTAAGTGGCGGCGCCTTACCTGTTTACGGTGGCGTTCTGTTGTCGGTTGAAAGGTTAAACAGGATATTATTTATTGATGAAAGAAATCACCAGGTAACAGTTGAGCCGGGCGTCATCACACAGGTGTTACAAGAAGCGGTAAAAGAAAAAGGATTGTTCTATCCTCCTGACCCGGCCAGCCGCGGATCTTGTTTCATTGGTGGAAATATCGCTGAAAATTCCGGCGGCCCGAAAGCCGTGAAGTACGGCGTGGTGAAAGATTATGTACTGAATCTTGAGATGGTGTTGCCTTCCGGCGAGGTCATCATGACCGGCGCCAATGTATTAAAGAATGCCACGGGTTATAACCTCACACAGCTAATTGTCGGCAGTGAAGGCACACTTGGTATAGTCACCAAAATAGTGCTGCGACTGATTCCGCATCCGCAACATGACTTACTGATGCTCGTTCCATACCGCAAAGCAGTGGAGGCCTGTGAAAGTGTGAATGCGATATTTATGGCAGGCATTACGCCGTCTGCCATGGAATTTATGGAGCGAGATGCCATTGACTGGACGATCCGATTCACGCATATTCCTTCATTTCACATAGCGAATGATGTGGCAGCACACCTTTTGTTAGAGGTGGATGGCAATGATCCTGATCAGTTATTCAGAGAAATGGAAAAGATAACGGCCATTGTTTCCCGATATGACGTGGGCGAAATATTGTTTGCGGAATCGGCACAGCAAAAAGCTGATCTCTGGAAGATGCGCAGAAGCGTGGCGGAAGCCGTTAAATCAAATGCTGTATACAAGGAAGAAGACACGGTGGTGCCACGTGCCGAGCTGCCTGCTTTGCTGCTAGGCGTGAAAGCCATTGGATTAAAGTATGGTTTTAAGTCCGTTTGCTATGGTCACGCCGGTGATGGCAACCTGCATGTAAATATCATTAAAGATGATATGGATGAATCAGCCTGGACGGTTAAACTGCCGCAAGGCATCCGGGAAATCTTTCAGCTATGCGTCAAACTTGGCGGCACCTTGTCGGGCGAACATGGCATCGGCTGGGTTCAGAAACCCTATATGGATATTGCATTTAATGCCACGCAGACAGGCCTTATGCGGCAGATCAAAGCCGTATTCGATCCGCATGGCATCATGAATCCCGGGAAAATCTTTGCCGATTAG
- a CDS encoding ferrous iron transport protein A codes for MPLGKMKEGDSGVIVELERGDLSLKLMEMGFLPGEKISIDKVAPLGDPISVKIGTYLLSLRKEEANAVLVQSATVAG; via the coding sequence ATGCCACTTGGCAAAATGAAAGAAGGCGATTCCGGCGTGATCGTGGAACTGGAACGGGGTGATCTTTCCCTGAAACTGATGGAGATGGGATTTCTTCCCGGAGAAAAAATATCCATCGATAAAGTAGCGCCACTTGGTGATCCGATATCCGTTAAAATCGGAACCTACCTCCTCAGCCTGCGCAAAGAGGAAGCAAATGCCGTATTGGTGCAATCTGCCACCGTGGCAGGGTGA
- a CDS encoding DNA-3-methyladenine glycosylase I produces the protein MASSYCEAVEKMDAGNVHRKYHDTEYGYPIADDHALFERLILEINQAGLSWTTILNKKENFHRAYHGFDIDKVAGYRQRDIQRLLNDAGIIRNRLKIAAAIENAKRLKIIRKEFGSFKNWLDHHHPKTKDEWVKIFKQNFRFTGGEIVNEFLMSIGYLQGAHIESCPVYKKTMKHRPAWSRK, from the coding sequence ATGGCCTCCTCCTATTGTGAAGCAGTGGAAAAAATGGATGCCGGCAATGTGCACAGGAAATACCATGATACCGAATATGGTTATCCTATTGCCGATGATCATGCGCTGTTTGAGCGGTTAATACTGGAAATTAACCAGGCCGGACTTTCATGGACAACGATTCTCAACAAGAAAGAAAATTTTCACCGTGCCTACCATGGTTTTGATATTGATAAGGTGGCTGGTTACAGGCAAAGGGATATTCAACGGCTGTTGAATGATGCAGGTATTATCCGCAACAGGCTGAAAATCGCGGCAGCCATTGAGAATGCAAAAAGGCTGAAGATTATTCGTAAAGAATTCGGATCTTTTAAAAACTGGCTCGACCATCATCATCCGAAAACAAAGGATGAGTGGGTGAAAATTTTTAAACAGAATTTCAGATTTACAGGCGGAGAAATTGTAAATGAATTTCTCATGAGTATTGGTTACCTGCAGGGCGCTCATATTGAAAGTTGCCCTGTTTATAAAAAAACCATGAAGCACCGTCCGGCCTGGAGCCGGAAATAA